The Prevotella melaninogenica genome window below encodes:
- a CDS encoding PD-(D/E)XK nuclease family protein produces MEDIKELLHKIRRFIDEDEILKKEKSKRGEDFNVFKIMHVESDEVRTHSAMLAALMDPKGTHSCGTAFLELFCQQLQNFVCDSKYSNFVFDSTNATVNFEKSIGGISRDKEEGGRMDILIESGTVQGDKSKAIIIENKIYASDQTKQLYRYYQFAKQKYGLENSLILYLTLDGHSPHDISVTGSSRKMKKNEDYFCISYRDFIRPWLQKCTEKAFDKPLVRETIIQYRNLLSLLTYQNMDEQKQKELIELLANSENIFTAIRIHDNYNRILNKVIGVELRKQVEEIANELRLELEFRTEDGYWQQQYSHFLLWKKEWNYAKICFEFKNANFNKLSYGIRYNSPKTREDNENIKQIIQEKIHDGRSEEWWAYIKDFEYNDWRREYVYRKLFNKDIQKEIKERVQDLMNLTEGITM; encoded by the coding sequence ATGGAAGATATTAAAGAACTATTGCATAAGATTCGAAGGTTTATAGATGAAGATGAAATCTTGAAGAAAGAAAAAAGTAAGCGTGGAGAAGACTTTAATGTTTTTAAGATAATGCACGTTGAAAGTGATGAGGTTCGTACGCACTCAGCTATGCTTGCAGCATTGATGGACCCAAAAGGTACGCACAGTTGTGGAACAGCATTCTTAGAGTTGTTTTGCCAGCAACTCCAAAACTTCGTTTGCGATAGTAAATACTCTAACTTTGTTTTTGATTCAACCAATGCTACTGTAAATTTTGAAAAGTCGATAGGTGGTATCTCGAGGGATAAAGAAGAAGGTGGAAGAATGGATATTCTGATAGAATCAGGCACGGTACAAGGCGATAAGTCAAAAGCTATTATCATAGAAAATAAGATTTATGCCAGCGATCAAACTAAACAACTCTATAGGTATTATCAATTTGCTAAGCAAAAGTATGGTTTGGAGAATTCCCTAATTTTATATCTGACCTTAGATGGACATTCTCCTCATGATATATCCGTTACCGGAAGCAGTAGGAAGATGAAGAAGAACGAAGATTACTTTTGTATTTCTTATAGAGATTTTATACGTCCGTGGCTTCAGAAGTGTACCGAGAAGGCTTTTGATAAGCCCTTAGTAAGAGAGACAATTATACAATATAGGAACTTATTATCATTATTAACGTATCAGAATATGGACGAGCAAAAACAGAAGGAGTTGATAGAATTACTTGCGAACTCCGAGAATATCTTTACTGCAATCCGAATACATGATAACTATAATCGAATCCTCAATAAGGTTATTGGTGTAGAGTTAAGAAAGCAAGTTGAGGAAATAGCCAACGAGTTGAGGCTGGAATTAGAGTTTCGGACAGAGGACGGTTATTGGCAACAGCAGTACAGTCACTTCCTTCTTTGGAAGAAGGAATGGAACTATGCAAAGATATGCTTTGAATTTAAGAATGCTAATTTCAATAAGCTAAGCTATGGGATAAGGTATAATAGTCCAAAAACGAGAGAAGATAATGAAAATATTAAACAGATAATCCAAGAAAAGATTCATGATGGACGTTCTGAAGAATGGTGGGCTTATATAAAAGATTTTGAATATAATGACTGGAGACGAGAATATGTATATAGAAAACTGTTTAACAAGGATATTCAAAAAGAGATAAAAGAACGCGTGCAGGACTTAATGAATTTGACAGAAGGTATAACTATGTAA
- a CDS encoding DUF6078 family protein has protein sequence MCTDFSNMPKDWAVCFMHDCILKEQCLRYYAAKTLSISQHSALTVLPSTRSGNSCKAFHAMETERLAWGFSHLFDDVKHSDYRSLRSTMESHFGSRFVYYRYHRGINKLSEGEQQWVDELFQRYGYAAPRVYDNYQTCWK, from the coding sequence ATGTGTACAGATTTTTCTAACATGCCCAAAGACTGGGCAGTGTGCTTTATGCACGATTGTATTCTCAAGGAGCAGTGCCTACGTTATTATGCGGCTAAGACACTCTCTATTAGCCAACATTCGGCATTGACGGTTCTTCCCTCTACTCGTTCTGGCAATAGCTGTAAGGCGTTTCACGCTATGGAAACAGAACGACTGGCGTGGGGATTCTCGCACCTTTTCGATGATGTGAAGCACAGTGACTACCGCTCTCTGCGTAGTACTATGGAGAGTCATTTCGGAAGTCGCTTTGTTTATTATCGTTATCATCGAGGAATTAATAAACTGAGTGAGGGCGAACAGCAATGGGTTGACGAACTCTTCCAGCGTTATGGCTATGCTGCCCCACGTGTTTATGATAACTACCAGACGTGCTGGAAATAA
- a CDS encoding Fic/DOC family protein: MAEDKEQYKKSIRFFNDREVRAVWDEEHSKWWFSVLDIIAAINEQDDYQKTRNYWKYLKTKLRKENSQLVSATNQLKLKASDGKSYKTDTFDAEGVTLLAKHINNTKATSFLDWFLYSDNTIDGQSKKKAYQLFESGILQTAEPRSVKCLQQIHAYLFGGLYDFAGQIRTKNISKGGFTFANYMHFPATLQTIERMPETTFDEIMDKYVEMKIRANEHHVNSFTNGRVQPNLCNVAHPFMEGNGRSTRIWLDLMLKRSLKRCVDWSQINKNDYLAAMRESVSDNTHIKALVKPALTAKIDDREMFMKCIDYSYCYEQND; encoded by the coding sequence ATGGCAGAAGATAAAGAACAATATAAGAAATCAATCCGCTTCTTCAACGACCGTGAAGTGAGGGCGGTATGGGACGAGGAACACAGTAAGTGGTGGTTCTCTGTACTGGACATCATTGCTGCGATTAACGAGCAAGATGATTACCAAAAGACGAGGAACTATTGGAAGTATCTCAAAACCAAACTAAGAAAAGAAAACAGTCAGTTGGTTAGTGCTACTAACCAACTGAAGCTAAAAGCCTCTGACGGGAAGTCTTATAAGACAGATACGTTTGATGCAGAGGGTGTAACCCTTTTGGCAAAGCATATCAACAATACCAAGGCAACAAGCTTTCTTGACTGGTTCCTCTATAGTGATAACACTATTGACGGACAGAGCAAGAAAAAGGCTTATCAGCTTTTTGAAAGTGGCATCTTGCAAACGGCAGAACCGAGAAGTGTAAAGTGTCTGCAACAAATACACGCTTATCTCTTTGGAGGACTGTATGACTTTGCTGGACAAATCCGAACTAAGAATATATCCAAAGGAGGTTTTACTTTCGCTAATTATATGCACTTCCCTGCAACGCTGCAAACAATAGAACGAATGCCAGAAACAACTTTTGATGAGATTATGGACAAATATGTGGAAATGAAAATTCGTGCCAATGAGCACCATGTGAACTCGTTCACAAATGGTCGAGTGCAGCCGAATTTATGCAACGTAGCCCATCCTTTTATGGAGGGTAATGGTCGCAGCACTCGCATTTGGCTAGACCTCATGCTGAAACGTTCTCTCAAACGATGTGTAGATTGGAGCCAAATAAACAAAAACGACTATTTGGCAGCTATGCGTGAGAGCGTGTCAGACAATACACACATCAAGGCATTAGTAAAGCCCGCATTAACCGCTAAGATTGATGACCGAGAAATGTTTATGAAATGTATAGATTATTCATATTGTTACGAACAAAATGATTAA
- a CDS encoding VapE domain-containing protein, whose protein sequence is MQYKNLKNIKAENQRNRQSERLKNDITRRLLNYLERKYEMRYNTALGCTEIRKAGSDESFMPADERMRNTIAIKARLDGIDAWDKDIRRYTESGFVKAFNPVDDFLKGLQGRWDGKNHIEALADCVPNDNARWAEWFHTWFLAMVAQWMGLDVSHGNSVAPLLISRQGYRKSTFCKRLLPEALQWGYNDNLIMSEKQNTLRAMSQSLLINIDEFNALSAKTQDGFLKNVMQLVSIKLRQPYRQQQLTLPRVASFIATANVSDVFSDPSGCRRFIAVTLTGPIRLPDHIDYEQLYAQAVAELDAGRRYWFDEADTQEIMANNVQYQQRTPAEALFFECFSIPKDLTKGAYMTAASIFSLLRQRYGSQLHLTSLSHFGRVLANIPNLHSKHSSHGTEYLVAVCSSLG, encoded by the coding sequence ATGCAATACAAGAATCTTAAGAATATTAAAGCTGAAAATCAGCGTAACCGACAGTCTGAAAGACTTAAAAATGATATTACTCGTCGTTTGCTCAACTATCTTGAGCGGAAGTATGAAATGAGATATAACACCGCCTTAGGGTGTACGGAAATCCGAAAGGCTGGGAGTGATGAATCTTTTATGCCTGCGGATGAACGGATGCGCAACACAATCGCTATCAAGGCGCGTCTTGATGGGATTGATGCGTGGGACAAAGACATCCGACGATATACGGAGTCGGGCTTTGTCAAGGCTTTTAATCCTGTGGACGATTTTCTCAAAGGACTGCAAGGACGATGGGATGGAAAGAATCATATTGAGGCGCTGGCAGACTGTGTTCCTAATGATAATGCACGGTGGGCAGAATGGTTCCACACGTGGTTTCTGGCAATGGTGGCACAATGGATGGGGTTGGACGTCTCGCACGGTAACAGTGTGGCTCCGCTGCTCATCTCCCGACAGGGTTATCGGAAGTCAACCTTCTGCAAACGCCTTCTGCCTGAGGCGTTGCAGTGGGGATATAACGATAATCTTATCATGAGTGAGAAACAGAATACGCTGCGGGCAATGAGCCAGTCACTGCTGATAAATATTGATGAGTTTAATGCCCTGTCGGCTAAGACGCAAGACGGTTTTTTGAAGAATGTCATGCAGCTTGTAAGCATCAAACTCCGTCAGCCTTATCGTCAGCAGCAGCTTACGTTACCACGTGTTGCCTCTTTCATTGCTACGGCAAACGTTTCGGATGTCTTTAGCGATCCCAGTGGCTGCCGTCGTTTTATAGCAGTCACACTGACTGGTCCTATCCGCTTGCCCGATCACATAGACTATGAGCAGCTCTATGCGCAGGCAGTTGCCGAACTTGATGCTGGTAGACGTTACTGGTTTGATGAGGCTGACACCCAAGAGATTATGGCAAACAACGTGCAGTATCAACAGCGCACCCCTGCCGAGGCTCTCTTCTTCGAGTGCTTTTCCATTCCTAAGGACTTGACGAAGGGTGCCTATATGACAGCTGCCTCTATCTTCAGTCTTCTCCGCCAGCGATACGGCAGTCAGCTACACCTGACAAGCCTCTCCCATTTCGGTCGTGTTCTTGCAAACATCCCGAACCTCCACAGTAAACATTCTTCGCATGGCACAGAGTATTTGGTGGCAGTATGTAGCAGTCTTGGTTAG
- the dnaK gene encoding molecular chaperone DnaK, with the protein MGKIIGIDLGTTNSCVAVFEGNEPVVIANSEGKRTTPSIVGFVEGGERKVGDPAKRQAITNPEKTIYSIKRFMGETYAQCQKEAERVPFKVVNEGGYPRVQIDDRKYTPQEISAMILQKMKKTAEDYLGQEVTDAVITVPAYFSDSQRQATKEAGQIAGLNVQRIVNEPTAAALAYGVDKANKDMKIAVFDLGGGTFDISILEFGGGVFEVLSTNGDTHLGGDDFDQVIIDWLADGFKAEEGIDLRKDPMAMQRLKEAAEKAKIELSSSSSTEINLPYITAEGGVPKHLVKTLTRSQFEQLAHNLIQACLVPCQNAIRDAKLQTSDIDEVILVGGSSRIPAVQTLVKNYFGKEPSKGVNPDEVVAVGAAIQGAILNKESGVGDIVLLDVTPLTLGIETMGGVMTKLIDANSTIPCKKSEVFSTAADNQTEVTIHVLQGERPMAAQNKSIGQFNLTGIAPARRGVPQIEVTFDIDANGILNVSAKDKATGKEQSIRIEASSGLSEEEINRMKAEAEQNAAADKAEREKIDKLNQADSMIFTTENFLKDNGDKIPADQKSGIESALQQLRDAHKSADVAAIDTAINNLNTVMQAASQQMYSQAGAQAGPQPGADAGQQEQPKQDDTIQDADFEEVK; encoded by the coding sequence ATGGGAAAGATTATTGGAATTGACTTAGGAACAACAAACTCTTGTGTTGCTGTATTTGAAGGTAATGAGCCAGTGGTAATCGCTAACAGCGAGGGTAAGCGTACTACACCTTCTATCGTGGGCTTCGTTGAAGGCGGCGAGCGTAAGGTGGGTGACCCTGCTAAGCGTCAGGCTATCACAAACCCAGAGAAGACGATTTACTCTATTAAGCGTTTCATGGGTGAGACTTACGCACAGTGTCAGAAAGAGGCTGAGCGTGTTCCATTCAAGGTTGTTAATGAGGGTGGTTATCCACGTGTACAGATTGACGACCGCAAATATACTCCACAGGAGATTTCTGCAATGATTCTGCAGAAGATGAAGAAGACCGCTGAGGACTATCTCGGTCAAGAAGTAACTGATGCAGTTATCACCGTACCTGCTTACTTCTCTGACTCACAGCGTCAAGCAACAAAGGAAGCTGGTCAGATTGCAGGTCTTAACGTACAGCGTATTGTGAATGAGCCTACTGCTGCAGCACTTGCTTATGGTGTTGACAAGGCTAATAAGGATATGAAGATTGCTGTATTCGACCTTGGTGGTGGTACTTTCGATATCTCTATCCTTGAGTTCGGTGGTGGTGTGTTCGAGGTACTTTCTACGAATGGTGATACTCACCTTGGTGGTGACGACTTCGATCAGGTAATCATCGACTGGCTCGCTGATGGCTTCAAGGCTGAGGAGGGTATCGATTTGAGAAAGGACCCAATGGCAATGCAGCGTTTGAAGGAAGCTGCAGAGAAGGCTAAGATTGAGTTGTCAAGCTCTTCTTCTACTGAGATTAACTTACCTTATATCACAGCTGAGGGTGGCGTTCCAAAGCACTTGGTTAAGACCTTGACTCGTTCACAGTTCGAGCAGTTGGCACACAACCTCATTCAGGCTTGTCTCGTTCCTTGTCAGAATGCTATCCGTGATGCTAAGTTGCAGACATCAGATATCGATGAGGTTATCCTCGTAGGTGGTTCAAGCCGTATCCCTGCAGTGCAGACATTGGTTAAGAACTACTTCGGTAAGGAGCCTTCAAAGGGTGTTAACCCTGATGAGGTGGTTGCTGTTGGTGCAGCTATCCAGGGTGCTATCCTTAATAAGGAGAGCGGTGTGGGCGACATCGTATTGCTTGACGTAACTCCTCTTACCCTCGGTATTGAGACAATGGGTGGTGTGATGACAAAGCTTATCGATGCTAACTCTACTATCCCTTGCAAGAAGAGCGAGGTGTTCTCTACTGCAGCTGATAACCAGACAGAGGTTACTATCCACGTTCTGCAGGGTGAGCGTCCAATGGCAGCACAGAACAAGTCTATCGGTCAGTTCAACTTGACAGGTATTGCTCCAGCTCGTCGTGGTGTGCCACAGATTGAGGTAACATTCGATATTGACGCTAACGGTATCCTTAACGTATCTGCTAAGGACAAGGCAACTGGTAAGGAGCAGAGCATCCGCATCGAGGCTTCAAGTGGTTTGAGCGAGGAGGAAATCAACCGTATGAAGGCTGAAGCTGAGCAGAATGCAGCAGCCGACAAGGCAGAGCGTGAGAAGATTGACAAGCTGAATCAGGCTGACTCAATGATTTTCACTACCGAAAACTTCTTGAAGGACAATGGTGACAAGATTCCAGCCGACCAGAAGTCAGGTATCGAGTCTGCTCTTCAGCAGCTCCGTGATGCTCACAAGTCAGCTGATGTTGCAGCCATCGACACAGCTATTAACAACCTCAACACCGTTATGCAGGCAGCATCACAGCAGATGTATAGCCAAGCAGGTGCACAGGCAGGTCCTCAGCCAGGCGCAGATGCTGGTCAGCAGGAGCAGCCAAAGCAGGATGACACCATCCAAGATGCAGACTTTGAGGAAGTGAAGTAA
- a CDS encoding Fic family protein, which yields MITDFEEYIRQSEPHKREKGYAWQTAIGLQAVDGLKTSDYLRETARQHIEGDITIEEVKQLVNSYYESKSARKGGGNRTEEADKVSARITELLSEQSFTFSPLEYISIHRRLFEGIYEHAGKIRDYNITKKEWVLNGETVLYAGADSIRETLDYDFAREKEYDYKHHDIAEAVSHISQFVSDLWQIHPFGEGNTRTTAVFTIKYLRTFGFDISNETFANYSWYFRNALVRANYNNMPKGIFATTQYLEAFFRNLILGEQNELKNRLLHIEAPKHLVQSASLEVPKSHNDTLDCTLEEVALIKFVKEKPQATQKEIAVHIGKSERTVKRMTTRLSKRGIIERKNGKRNGYWEIKSKELNN from the coding sequence ATGATAACCGACTTTGAAGAGTATATCCGACAGAGCGAGCCGCATAAACGTGAAAAAGGTTATGCGTGGCAAACGGCTATTGGTTTGCAGGCTGTTGATGGCTTGAAGACTTCAGATTATTTGCGTGAAACTGCTCGCCAGCATATTGAGGGTGACATCACGATTGAGGAGGTGAAGCAGCTCGTCAATAGCTATTATGAGTCAAAGTCTGCTCGTAAGGGGGGCGGGAATAGAACGGAAGAGGCTGATAAAGTTTCGGCTCGTATTACAGAATTGCTATCTGAACAGAGCTTTACGTTCTCGCCATTGGAATATATTTCAATTCATCGTCGTTTGTTTGAAGGCATCTATGAGCATGCAGGAAAGATAAGAGATTATAACATTACGAAAAAGGAATGGGTGTTGAATGGAGAAACAGTACTATATGCTGGTGCTGATAGTATCCGTGAAACACTGGATTACGACTTTGCCCGTGAAAAAGAATACGATTATAAGCATCATGATATAGCAGAAGCTGTGAGCCATATCTCACAATTTGTTTCTGACCTTTGGCAAATTCATCCGTTCGGGGAGGGCAATACCCGTACAACGGCTGTTTTTACCATTAAGTATCTGCGTACATTTGGTTTCGACATCAGCAACGAAACCTTTGCTAACTATTCGTGGTATTTTCGTAACGCACTGGTTCGAGCCAACTATAACAATATGCCTAAAGGCATCTTTGCTACAACGCAATACCTTGAAGCATTCTTTCGCAATTTGATATTAGGTGAGCAGAATGAACTAAAGAACAGACTTCTACATATAGAAGCACCAAAGCATTTGGTTCAAAGTGCCAGTTTGGAAGTTCCAAAGAGCCATAATGACACTTTGGATTGCACTTTGGAAGAAGTAGCACTTATAAAGTTTGTCAAGGAGAAACCACAAGCAACGCAAAAGGAAATTGCTGTGCATATAGGTAAGTCTGAGCGAACCGTAAAACGTATGACAACGCGTTTGTCAAAACGTGGCATTATTGAACGCAAAAATGGTAAGCGCAATGGCTATTGGGAGATTAAAAGCAAAGAACTAAACAACTAA
- a CDS encoding AAA family ATPase, whose product MIKSIKLKKEKSCYKGETILDTNNKNVVLIYGLNGTGKSTIASYLHSFPECSNFSDCSINPNLDMQIEEILVYNKQFIEETFYTENNIKGIFTLSKENKEAKTKIDSANKFLEQLYKQQKEAEEKRKKEDEQWNKKVEGFQNKIWEIKRQYSGGDRVLQYCLQGVQSSKENLFNHLLNMKKPTIEPTKTIEELKNEVNNLNKQDAVEIPRIPLMVFNGEPIEKYTIFGEVITGNKGSKVSELIDNLANADWVKDGLSYLNLNTNQCPFCQQGITSKIIEDLKGYFDKTYNDILQNLTDLKDKYKEEVENTQKIDTFDNISILNRFKKDYEIAFNKFMNVIRNNLLRMEEKCKSPGTKVVIESHQELLDRLNEIISNANKIIEEYNTKLQNKQQEIDHIKDTFWEIQRFKYDQTVSLYTTTLNSHKQAINEIEHEYKEYTTQIQEQKGIITSEQKNVINIDEAIENINALLLDLGITDFKIIKHEEEGLYRITRGDQTEEEIFKSLSEGEKMIISFLYFTEQCKGRKLANDAIKKRIIVIDDPVSSLSHIHVFNVGRLIKERFYPTFQRNNDGGLDIRTRCEQVFILTHSFYFFYEMTEMNREKRHASQTLIRLYKDRQGSHIKSMSYEEIQSDYQAYWSIIKNRDSAPALIANCMRNIIEYFFNFVEKRDLNNTFNSEKLKDIRFQAFNRYINRESHSLGQNIYDFKEFNYDNFLEAFRLLFEIEGYETHYKKMMK is encoded by the coding sequence ATGATAAAAAGTATAAAATTAAAGAAAGAAAAATCATGCTATAAAGGCGAAACTATATTGGACACAAACAATAAGAATGTAGTTCTTATATACGGTCTAAATGGAACTGGTAAAAGTACTATTGCTTCCTATTTACATTCGTTTCCAGAATGTTCTAATTTTAGTGATTGCTCTATAAATCCTAATTTAGATATGCAGATAGAGGAAATTCTTGTATACAATAAGCAATTTATTGAAGAAACCTTTTACACTGAGAACAATATTAAAGGTATCTTTACCTTATCCAAAGAAAATAAAGAGGCTAAAACTAAGATTGATTCTGCAAATAAATTTTTAGAACAACTATATAAACAGCAAAAGGAAGCTGAAGAGAAAAGAAAAAAAGAAGACGAACAATGGAACAAAAAAGTAGAAGGGTTTCAAAATAAAATCTGGGAAATCAAAAGACAATATTCTGGAGGAGATAGAGTTCTACAATATTGTCTTCAAGGGGTCCAAAGTAGCAAAGAGAATCTATTTAATCATCTATTGAATATGAAAAAGCCTACGATAGAACCGACAAAGACCATTGAAGAACTAAAGAATGAAGTAAACAATTTAAATAAACAAGATGCTGTAGAAATTCCAAGAATTCCTTTAATGGTTTTCAATGGTGAACCAATAGAGAAATATACAATATTTGGAGAAGTTATTACAGGAAATAAGGGAAGCAAAGTATCTGAGTTAATTGATAACTTAGCTAATGCAGATTGGGTGAAAGATGGATTATCATATTTAAATTTAAATACAAATCAATGCCCCTTTTGCCAACAAGGAATAACAAGTAAGATTATAGAAGACCTAAAAGGTTACTTTGATAAAACATACAATGACATATTACAAAATCTAACAGATTTAAAAGATAAGTATAAGGAAGAGGTTGAAAACACTCAGAAGATTGATACTTTTGATAACATTTCTATCCTCAATCGTTTTAAGAAAGACTATGAAATTGCATTTAATAAATTTATGAATGTGATTAGAAATAACCTTTTGAGGATGGAAGAAAAATGTAAATCTCCTGGAACAAAAGTTGTAATTGAATCTCATCAAGAACTATTAGACAGGCTAAATGAGATCATATCTAATGCAAATAAGATTATAGAAGAATATAATACAAAATTACAGAATAAGCAACAAGAGATAGACCATATCAAGGATACTTTCTGGGAGATACAAAGATTCAAATATGATCAGACTGTTTCTTTGTACACCACCACTTTGAATTCTCATAAACAAGCGATTAATGAAATCGAACATGAGTATAAAGAATATACTACTCAAATACAGGAGCAAAAGGGAATAATTACTTCTGAGCAGAAAAATGTAATCAATATTGATGAAGCAATAGAGAATATAAATGCTCTTTTGCTAGACTTAGGAATTACCGATTTTAAGATTATCAAACACGAAGAAGAAGGATTATATCGCATAACGAGAGGAGATCAAACAGAAGAGGAGATTTTTAAATCCCTAAGTGAAGGAGAAAAAATGATAATAAGCTTTCTTTATTTTACCGAACAATGTAAAGGTCGTAAATTAGCTAATGACGCTATAAAAAAACGGATTATTGTAATAGATGATCCTGTTTCTAGTCTTTCTCATATCCATGTCTTTAATGTAGGAAGACTTATTAAAGAAAGATTTTATCCAACTTTTCAAAGGAACAATGATGGGGGATTAGATATTAGAACCCGTTGCGAACAGGTGTTTATATTAACACATAGCTTTTACTTCTTCTATGAAATGACGGAAATGAATAGAGAGAAGAGACATGCTTCCCAAACTTTAATAAGGTTATATAAAGATCGTCAAGGAAGCCATATAAAATCGATGAGCTACGAAGAAATTCAAAGTGACTATCAGGCATATTGGTCTATCATCAAGAATAGAGATTCTGCACCTGCTCTTATTGCAAATTGCATGAGAAATATTATTGAGTATTTTTTTAATTTCGTTGAGAAGAGAGATCTAAATAATACATTCAATTCAGAAAAATTAAAAGATATTAGATTTCAAGCTTTTAATCGATATATAAATAGAGAATCTCATTCTCTTGGACAGAATATATATGACTTTAAGGAATTTAATTATGATAATTTTCTAGAAGCATTTAGGCTATTATTTGAAATAGAAGGATATGAAACGCATTATAAGAAAATGATGAAATAA
- a CDS encoding RipA family octameric membrane protein codes for MKENKGGISKEDYINNFDEKKLEEAFQIALDTRKFEIELYWKRTGYFVLFIGAVFVGYYKVLPISGPSGSEKEWLLLLLSSLGFLLSLLWYMANRGSKFWQENWEAHIEDLSIKLRKPIFGIIKINEYTIYNPKQFNKSYPFSVSKVNQMVSLIITFSWLLILLKDLGVFLKFENNSSIVWDIAKVGVGVLDFILSYIILSSCRSFVTNVNIVESSDTSKNNKEKVYYFYNYDRTEIRQEDKLGVCNELQNITSFLRKICGIFKR; via the coding sequence ATGAAAGAGAATAAAGGCGGAATATCAAAGGAAGATTATATCAATAACTTTGATGAAAAGAAATTAGAAGAGGCATTCCAAATAGCACTTGATACAAGAAAATTTGAGATAGAGTTATATTGGAAGCGCACAGGCTACTTCGTGCTTTTTATTGGTGCTGTTTTTGTCGGATACTATAAAGTGTTGCCAATAAGTGGACCATCTGGTAGTGAAAAAGAATGGCTACTTCTACTTCTTTCTTCTTTAGGTTTCTTGTTATCCCTCTTATGGTATATGGCAAACAGAGGAAGTAAATTTTGGCAGGAAAATTGGGAAGCTCATATTGAAGATTTAAGTATAAAATTAAGAAAACCTATTTTTGGCATTATAAAAATTAACGAGTATACTATTTACAATCCGAAACAATTTAATAAATCGTATCCTTTTTCTGTCTCGAAGGTGAATCAAATGGTTAGTTTAATCATTACATTTAGTTGGTTACTAATCTTATTAAAAGATTTAGGAGTCTTTCTTAAATTTGAAAATAATAGTTCTATCGTCTGGGATATAGCAAAAGTAGGGGTAGGTGTTTTAGACTTTATACTGTCTTACATTATACTTAGCTCTTGTAGAAGTTTTGTTACTAATGTAAATATAGTAGAGTCTAGTGATACTAGTAAAAACAACAAAGAGAAGGTGTACTATTTTTATAATTATGATAGAACCGAGATTAGACAAGAAGATAAGTTAGGTGTATGCAATGAACTCCAAAATATCACTTCATTCTTAAGAAAAATATGCGGAATATTTAAGCGATAG